GTTGGCGTCATCGCAGATAGCGGGCGCTTGTTTGCGCCTACCGCATTAGCGGGTCCCTGAATCAGTCCATACATATTCGGAACGCCGGCTTTGGCGGTGAAATCATCCATTTCATTGTTCAGCAAGAATCCAAGGCCGTCAGCCGTGACCGCGGATCCAAAGCTGCCGTTCAGCGTGGTTGTTACTGCTACGGCGTTCCCGTCCGGATCGACGACGGAATAATGGGTCGTGTCGCTGGGCTCGGATGCAGTTGCCGCACGCGCGACTTTGTCTAAATCGTTGAATGCACTGACCGGACGCCGCAGATCTTTGCTGATGCTGGCGTGGTCGGGATTGATCGATTCGCGCCAGGCATTGGCGTAACTTTTATCGATCAACTGCGCAACGGGGATTCTGGCAAAATCCGGATCGCCAAGAAAATCGGCACGGTCCATGAAAGCGCGACGATACGCTTCGACGGTGAGATGCATGGCCTCGGCCGAATCAGCGCCCAGCGAGGCTAGATCATATTTCTCAAGGATATTCAGGATTTCCACCAGCGCGATTCCGCCGGAGGACGGCGGCGGAGCACTGTAAACATCGTAGGCGCGATAGGTGCCATGTATGGGCTCTCGCTCCTTTGCCTCGTAGTTCGCAAGGTCCTGCGCCGTGATAATCCCGCCGCCTTTCTGAACGGCAGCGGCGATCTGTTGTGCTAACTGGCCATGATAGAAGTCATCCGGCTTCGCGGCGATTCGCTCCAGCGTTCGCGCTAATTCGGGTTGTTTGAAGATCTCACCCTGCTCGTAGTACTTGCCGTCACGCTGGAAGATGCGGCGCGTTTCGGGAAACTGCGCGAGGCGATTGCCGCGAAACTCGCGGGCATACTCCCAGGGTAGCGGATAGCCATCTTCCGCCAGCCGGATCGCCGGAGCCATGACTTTTTCCAGGCCAAGCTTGCCCCATCTCTTCTCGGCCATGGCCATGCCTGCGACCGATCCAGGAACTCCGATGGCCTTGTATCCGACCGTGCTCAAATTGGGAACCACGTTGCCTTGCTTGTCCCAATACATGTCAGCAGTCGCGGCAGCCGGAGCCTTCTCGCGGTAGTCGAGGAAGTGCAACTTGCCATCGGCCATGCGGATGAGCATGAATCCACCGCCGCCGATGTTTCCCGCCTGCGGATGAACCACTGCGAGCGCGAATCCGGTAGCAACAGCTGCGTCGATTGCGTTCCCGCCCTCACGCATGATTTCGACGCCGGCGTCAGTAGCCAGCGAATGAACGCTGGCGACCATGGCTTTCTGTGCATGCGTAGGACGCATGCTCCCGTTGCCGGCAAGAGTTAAGGCAAGGAAAGTGACAAGGAGCGCGAAAGCTTTTCGGCTCTTTTGAGGAATGAAGGACATAGCTGGAAAATGAGCCCGTAATGGAGGAACTTCGAGGCTAGCCCACGCTGCATCTGGGAGTCAAACGGTGCCAGAAGCTTGGTGACCGGAGATCCGAAGTTGCTATGCAAAGAAATGCATCTGCTATAACGCGGGCATTTAATCTTTGGTAACTGTGTTTGTACGCCTTCTCACTCTTCTGCATTGACCCAAAATCAGTCTGCTAGCTTATACTCAGCGAAATTTTTCGCACTTTGACGCATCTCCGATGGAAGGAAGTCGAAACTTGAGGACGTAAAGTACGCGTCCCCGGACCGCAAACGATAAAGATGGGAATGCGAGTGAAATTCTGGGGCGTACGCGGATCAACTCCCACGCCGCAAGCTGAGAATCTGCGCTACGGCGGCAACACTTCCTGCGTAGAGGTTCGCGTCGATGGCCAGATGTTTGTCTTCGATTGCGGCACCGGCTTTCGCAATTTGGGAAAGAGTCTGGACGCCGAGTTCGCAGGCAGGCCGATCTCAGCACACGTCTTCCTCTCGCATTTCCACTGGGACCATATTCAAGGCATACCATTCTTTGCCCCGCTCTACGAGAACCGCGAGAATCACTTCATCTTC
This genomic interval from Terriglobales bacterium contains the following:
- the ggt gene encoding gamma-glutamyltransferase, with product MSFIPQKSRKAFALLVTFLALTLAGNGSMRPTHAQKAMVASVHSLATDAGVEIMREGGNAIDAAVATGFALAVVHPQAGNIGGGGFMLIRMADGKLHFLDYREKAPAAATADMYWDKQGNVVPNLSTVGYKAIGVPGSVAGMAMAEKRWGKLGLEKVMAPAIRLAEDGYPLPWEYAREFRGNRLAQFPETRRIFQRDGKYYEQGEIFKQPELARTLERIAAKPDDFYHGQLAQQIAAAVQKGGGIITAQDLANYEAKEREPIHGTYRAYDVYSAPPPSSGGIALVEILNILEKYDLASLGADSAEAMHLTVEAYRRAFMDRADFLGDPDFARIPVAQLIDKSYANAWRESINPDHASISKDLRRPVSAFNDLDKVARAATASEPSDTTHYSVVDPDGNAVAVTTTLNGSFGSAVTADGLGFLLNNEMDDFTAKAGVPNMYGLIQGPANAVGANKRPLSAMTPTIVTKDGKLFLVVGSPGGPTIITTVANVLMGVIDYRLDIQQAVDAPRFHNQWLPDKTTVERNRFSPDTIKLLRAEGHTIDDHDSYWGDAECIMIDPKTGERLGGHDERSGYGKAAGF